The Zalophus californianus isolate mZalCal1 chromosome 8, mZalCal1.pri.v2, whole genome shotgun sequence genome has a segment encoding these proteins:
- the ZNF133 gene encoding zinc finger protein 133 isoform X6, translating to MGAVGCQCASGCAEHPGRCGPGATPRMLDSVVPAPYRSRSPAGGWSDPLFFGGAVEPKPELHLCPFCPSDFSSQKVHVQHMLCNHPPWVFTCLCAEAPVEPGDPCPGDQKQQQQASDREPWRDKAEGQEREGAKPLFGKTKKRTSGAFSRPPQRQPVSSRSGLRGVEIESSPTPAGNPEEADRLLKRIEVLGFGTVNCRECGLGFSKMTNLLSHQRIHSGEKPYVCGVCEKGFSLKKSLARHQKAHSGEKPIVCRECGRGFNRKSTLIIHERTHSGEKPYMCSECGRGFSQKSNLIIHRRTHSGEKPYVCRECGKGFSQKSAVVRHQRTHLEEKTIVCGDCGLGFSDRSNLISHQRTHSGEKPYACKECGRCFRQRTTLVNHQRTHSKEKPYVCGVCGHSFSQNSTLISHRRTHTGEKPYVCGVCGRGFSLKSHLNRHQNIHSGDKPIVCKDCGRGFSQQSNLIRHQRTHSGEKPMVCEECGRGFSQKSNLVAHQRTHSGEKPYVCRECGRGFSHQAGLIRHKRKHSREKPYTCRQCGLGFSNKSALITHKRVHSEEKPCVCRECGQDFIQKSHLLLHQMTHQGEKPYVCKMCGQGFSQKSHLSRHRRMKSVHYKPPLQPDSEACVGQSPDLLHAL from the coding sequence TGGAACCAAAGCCAGAACTCCACCTCTGTCCTTTCTGCCCTTCGGATTTTTCCAGTCAGAAAGTCCACGTGCAGCACATGCTGTGTAATCATCCCCCCTGGGTCTTCACATGCCTGTGTGCAGAGGCTCCTGTCGAGCCCGGGGATCCGTGCCCAGGGGACCAGAAGCAGCAGCAACAGGCCTCAGATCGAGAGCCCTGGAGGGATAAAGCAGAAGGTCAAGAGAGAGAAGGCGCCAAGCCTTTGTTTGGCAAGACAAAGAAGAGGACTTCGGGGGCATTCTCTAGGCCACCCCAAAGGCAGCCGGTCAGCTCCCGGAGTGGCCTCAGAGGCGTGGAAATAGAGTCCAGCCCCACCCCGGCAGGGAACCCCGAGGAAGCAGACAGACTGTTGAAGAGGATAGAAGTCTTAGGATTTGGAACGGTCAACTGTAGAGAGTGTGGACTGGGCTTCAGCAAGATGACAAACCTGCTCAGTCACCAGAGGATTCACTCCGGGGAGAAGCCATACGTGTGTGGGGTGTGTGAGAAGGGCTTCAGTCTGAAGAAGAGCCTTGCCAGGCACCAGAAGGCGCACTCGGGGGAGAAACCGATTGTGTGCAGGGAGTGCGGCCGCGGATTTAACCGGAAGTCAACACTTATCATACACGAGAGGACACACTCAGGCGAGAAGCCGTATATGTGCAGTGAGTGCGGGCGAGGCTTTAGTCAGAAGTCAAACCTCATCATACACCGGAGAACACACTCGGGGGAGAAGCCCTACGTGTGCCGGGAGTGTGGGAAAGGCTTTAGCCAGAAGTCTGCTGTCGTCAGACACCAGAGGACACACTTAGAGGAGAAAACCATCGTATGCGGTGACTGCGGACTAGGCTTCAGTGACCGCTCGAACCTCATCTCACACCAGAGAACACACTCCGGGGAGAAGCCTTACGCCTGCAAGGAGTGCGGGCGCTGCTTTAGGCAGAGGACGACCCTGGTCAACCACCAGAGGACACACTCCAAAGAGAAACCTTACGTGTGTGGAGTGTGTGGGCACAGCTTTAGCCAGAATTCAACTCTCATCTcacacaggcgcacacacacCGGGGAGAAGCCTTATGTGTGCGGGGTGTGTGGACGCGGCTTTAGCCTGAAGTCACACCTCAACAGACACCAGAACATACACTCAGGGGATAAGCCCATCGTGTGCAAGGATTGTGGGCGAGGCTTCAGCCAGCAGTCAAATCTCATCAGACACCAGAGGACGCATTCAGGGGAAAAGCCCATGGTGTGTGAGGAGTGCGGGCGAGGCTTCAGCCAGAAGTCGAACCTCGTTGCCCACCAGAGGACACACTCAGGGGAAAAGCCGTACGTGTGCAGGGAGTGTGGGCGAGGCTTCAGTCACCAGGCAGGTCTCATCAGGCACAAGAGGAAGCACTCAAGGGAGAAGCCTTACACGTGCAGACAGTGTGGACTAGGCTTTAGCAACAAGTCAGCTTTAATCACACACAAGCGGGTACATTCAGAAGAGAAGCCATGTGTGTGCAGAGAGTGTGGCCAAGACTTTATCCAGAAGTCACACCTCCTCTTACATCAGATGACACACCAGGGAGAGAAGCCTTACGTGTGCAAGATGTGCGGCCAAGGCTTCAGCCAGAAGTCCCACCTCAGCAGACACAGGAGGATGAAATCTGTGCACTACAAACCTCCACTCCAGCCTGACTCTGAGGCCTGTGTGGGACAATCTCCTGACCTCTTACACGCTCTTTGA